CAGATTGGCAATACGCAGGCCATGTTTCGCGCTGACTGCCTCGCTGGCGGCAAATTCAAACTCTTGGCGCACTTCATTAATAAACGCCTCAAGCGCAAATTTGTCTTTGGCTTTGTCTTTATCGATTTTATTGACCACCAATACCACAGGCGTATGCTTAGGCAACTGCTTCAATACCACGCGGTCGGCATCGGTAAAGCGCATGGCTTCCACCACAAAAACCACCACATCCACGCCGCTCAACGCTTCGGTTACGTTTTGATTAAGACGGTCATTCAAAGCATTACGGTGATTGGTTTGAAAACCCGGCGTATCGACAAACACAAATTGCGCCGTGTCGTCGGTGTAAATACCGGTTACACGGTTGCGCGTGGTTTGTGCTTTTTTACTGGTAATACTGATTTTCTGACCGATTAGATGATTCATCAGCGTGGATTTGCCGACATTCGGGCGACCCACGATGGCTACAAAGCCGCAACGATAATCTGTCGGGTGTTGCGACTCGTTTTGCAAAAAGGTTTCGATATCCATTTATATATGACTTTCTTGATTGTTTCAGACGGCCTTTGCATTTTCTCAAAGGCCGTCTGAAATATTATTTTTTAGCTTTTTTCAAAGGAAACTTCTGTTCCAACCATTCTAAGGCTTCACATGCCGCTTTTTGCTCGGCCACTTTCCGACTGCTGCCGCGTGCATTGCAGATGAAACCAAGTTCGCCCAAATCACAGGAAATCACAAACATCGCATCAGCCGTCTGCTCCGCCTGCTCTTCGATTCGGTATTTTGGCAGGGCAAAGCGGCGTGCCTGCAAGGCTTCCTGCAAAGCGGTTTTACTGTCTTTCTTGCCGATATTCAAATCCGCACGTTTCACGCGTTCCGCAAACAAATGGCGCACCACTTTTTCCGCCGCAGAAAAATCCGCGTCAAAGCTGACCGCCGCAAACATCGCCTCCATCGCGTCAGCCAAAATCGAAGGCCGTCTGAAACCGCCGCTCTTCAACTCGCCGGCACCCAAATACAAACCGTCGCCAACATTCATTTCCAACGCGATTTCAGCCAATACACCTTCATTCACTAAAGCCGCGCGCATCCGCGACAACTCGCCTTCCGACAATTTCGGAAACGCGTCAAACAACATCCGCGCCACGGAATAGTTCAAAATCGAATCGCCGACAAATTCAAAACGCTCATTGTGTTTGGCATTGTAGCTGCGGTGGGTCAAAGCCTGCTGAAGCAGCTCAATATTGCGGAACTCATAGCCCAGACGCTTTTGAATCGCTCGATGCGCCTGCTGTTTGAGCAAATCAGGTTTCATTCCATACTTTCAAAAAACAGCCGGAAAGCACGCCTCATCCGCAGTGAAACAAAATAAAAAGGCTACACCGGCAACTTTTTTATTTTGGCTCATTGTTTCTTACGTCCCTCAAGCCGATAAACAATCAAAAGCCGTCATGTTCAAACCTGACGGCACTTACCGACATTGTACCATCAAACCGCCCCTGCACACATCCGTGCGGAAAAGCGGCGAATCGTGTAAAATCATGCCAAATCATCTCTTTGTCAACTCCATGAACAAATTTGCCCAAGCATTGGCCGCAGCGCTCGACCGCTGCATCGTTACCAACACCGTCGCCGAACAAGGCGAGCCCGTCGGCTTCCTCTACCGCGAAGCCCCCGTATTTGAAAACGACAGCGGCTGGCGTATTTTCAGCGGCGACGAAACCGACGAATACACCGACAATCCCGACAATTTCAGCATTGTCAGCCTCTCCGCCATTACCGCAGACAATCCCGACATCGCGCCCCTGCTGACTCAGGCAGAAGGCAGCGCGTGGGAATTGAACGAAGACGGTGAGTTCCAAGCCGTTGCCGATTGGCAGCCGCAAGAATAACCCATTCCCATTTCGTTTCAGACGGCCCTCTTTATAATAAGGCCGTCTGAAACCGAGCCGAATCCCTATTTCACAAATATTGAAGGAATCATCATGAACATTATCGAACCACGCCTCGATGGCACCAACCTGCGCATCGGCATCGTTCAAGCCCGCTTTACCAACGAAATCGGCAGCGAAATGGTCAAAGTTTGCTGCCGCACCTTAAAAGAATTGGGCGTATCCGAAGACAACATCACGCTTGCCACCGTTCCCGGCGCGCTTGAAGTGCCTATCGCGCTGATGAACCTCGCATCCTCCGAACAATTCGATGCCCTGATTGCCATCGGCGTTGTCATTCGTGGCGAAACCTACCACTTTGAATTGGTATCCAATGAGTCCGGCGCAGGTGTCAGCCGCGTTGCCCTTGACTACAACATCCCTATCGCCAACGCCATCCTGACGACTGAAAACGACGAACAAGCCGTTGCACGTATCGAAGAAAAAGCCTCCGATGCCGCCAAAGTTGCCGTAGAATGTGCCAACTTGGTCAACCATCTTTTGTCAGAACAATACGAAGACGACGAAGAATAAGCTTCTCCCCGTATTGAATACCGCATATTTTCAGACGGCCTCTCAATCATGATATTGAGGCCGTCTGAATCATTCAATATTCAGCCGACAACCATCGGCACTCTCTTCACAAGGAATACCCATGAAAAGCCCACGCCGCCGCGCACGCGAGCTTGCCGTACAAGCTATTTATCAAGCAGGCATCAACAAAACTGCCGCTCCCGAAATCGCCAAAAACATCCACGAACTGTCCCAAACATCCAATATGGATGAAGAGTTGTTCAACAAACTGTTTTTCGGTGCACAAACCCATGCCGAAGAATACATGGAAAAAATCAGCCCCCTGCTCGACCGCGACGAGAAAGACCTCAGTCCTATCGAACGCGCCGTTTTGCTGGTTGCCTGCCATGAGCTGAGCACCATGCCTGAAACCCCCTATCCTGTCATCATCAACGAAGCCATCGAAGTTACCAAAACTTTCGGCGGCACCGATGGCCATAAATTCGTCAACGGCATCCTCGACCAACTGGCTTCACGCATCCGCCCTGACGAACCGCGCCGCAAAGGCTAAAATTGACTTCACATCGGGTCGAGATTACTGATTTTTGCCCTGTTTAGGCTCATCTGCTTATACAGCCAAACCATCGAAAAGGCCGTCTGA
Above is a genomic segment from Neisseria subflava containing:
- the era gene encoding GTPase Era; translation: MDIETFLQNESQHPTDYRCGFVAIVGRPNVGKSTLMNHLIGQKISITSKKAQTTRNRVTGIYTDDTAQFVFVDTPGFQTNHRNALNDRLNQNVTEALSGVDVVVFVVEAMRFTDADRVVLKQLPKHTPVVLVVNKIDKDKAKDKFALEAFINEVRQEFEFAASEAVSAKHGLRIANLLELLKPYLPESIPMYPEDMVTDKSSRFLAMEIVREKLFRYLGEELPYAMNVEVEQFEEEESGLFRIYIAVLVDKDSQKAILIGKGGEKLKKISTEARLDMEKLFDTKVFLKIWVKVKSGWADDIRFLRELGL
- the rnc gene encoding ribonuclease III, encoding MKPDLLKQQAHRAIQKRLGYEFRNIELLQQALTHRSYNAKHNERFEFVGDSILNYSVARMLFDAFPKLSEGELSRMRAALVNEGVLAEIALEMNVGDGLYLGAGELKSGGFRRPSILADAMEAMFAAVSFDADFSAAEKVVRHLFAERVKRADLNIGKKDSKTALQEALQARRFALPKYRIEEQAEQTADAMFVISCDLGELGFICNARGSSRKVAEQKAACEALEWLEQKFPLKKAKK
- a CDS encoding DUF2185 domain-containing protein, translating into MNKFAQALAAALDRCIVTNTVAEQGEPVGFLYREAPVFENDSGWRIFSGDETDEYTDNPDNFSIVSLSAITADNPDIAPLLTQAEGSAWELNEDGEFQAVADWQPQE
- the ribH gene encoding 6,7-dimethyl-8-ribityllumazine synthase, with amino-acid sequence MNIIEPRLDGTNLRIGIVQARFTNEIGSEMVKVCCRTLKELGVSEDNITLATVPGALEVPIALMNLASSEQFDALIAIGVVIRGETYHFELVSNESGAGVSRVALDYNIPIANAILTTENDEQAVARIEEKASDAAKVAVECANLVNHLLSEQYEDDEE
- the nusB gene encoding transcription antitermination factor NusB produces the protein MKSPRRRARELAVQAIYQAGINKTAAPEIAKNIHELSQTSNMDEELFNKLFFGAQTHAEEYMEKISPLLDRDEKDLSPIERAVLLVACHELSTMPETPYPVIINEAIEVTKTFGGTDGHKFVNGILDQLASRIRPDEPRRKG